The DNA segment tctaatataaaatgatacttttttattcaaaaaataattttaaccctCTAAACATAATAACAAATAGAGATTTTTATTTAGAAATGAAGTTTTTTTAGGAAATATAAGATTTTCCaaaattttttctctttttttaatatttcacCTTTCATTACTTTATAAAAATGTCGtgcattttatttaaatattttattataattatttatttaaaataaaataaaattattttaatttaaaaaaatttaaattttacaaaattatatatCTTATCATATAAATtttgtttaaattaatttattttataaaataattatttttaaaaaatttcttaAATGTTTTTTgtatagaaaaaaatattttttttttattttttaaaataatatttaaaaaatatatgttataatcatatatacttgAAGTGTATTGATATTGCGGCTAACATAGCATTCGGATGGCAGAATTCCATCCTTGTGTTCAACGGTTGGAGGGTGTCTCTCTCCATAAGCAGCAGGAAAGCCATTGATTTTCCTACAATACAATGAGACCTCCTGTCTTTTGGGGAAGCCATATCTCAAAGCGTCCAACCAATTCTCCTTCTTTTTCTCCGAGAGGTCTAAGGAAAAATCTCTCATTTTCTCTGCCCTCCCAAAAAATTATGGCTTCTTTCaacaaattttttcttctttggcTGAATCCTGTCTCCCTTTGGGTCCTTCGATTCTATTGAAGGACCCTTTCTCTACCCACCTCTCCCTTTCCCTTCTCCAGCTTTTCCTATGTTCTTCTTCTTTTTAGCAAGGCAATTCACATTTTCTGGCCTCTGCAAGTCCTTGTTGatgttgctgctgctgctgctgcataATAGGATCAAGAAATGAATTGCTTTCCGTGCTTCCAATCACAGAAAAGCAGGAAATCGCTTGCCAAGAGAGAGAATGGATCGTCTGCTAGTCATAGCACTGACACCAAATCCGTTGGTATGTTAGCATTCATATACATGCTTAATTTTCATCCCTACCTCGGTTGCTTCTTTTAACATATCAAATACGTGAGGAAGGCAATTCCTTTATTATAAGACAGTCACTTGATTATTTAGTTGTCTAACGGCTAATGCGCCACTAGACGATTCATAGGATGGCAAAAATCTTGTAGTCGATTTATTGTTTCTTCCTGACGCATTTCATCAATCAAGTATTACCCAAGATAATTCGAACCCGAAACCACATTGtgatgttggacctgtaaaagcTTCAAAATGTTCATTGCTGCAACTGAACCCTGAATCATCGTTGTGTTTTTCTTTGTGCAGAATCTAGGAGGCAAAAACCGGGAGATGAAAACAGAAAAGGGGAAGCTAACCAAGTAGACACTGAAAATATTGCAGCACAAGCATTGACCTTTCGTGAGGTAGCTACTGCAACAAAAAACTTCCGTCAGGAATGTTTGTTGGGTGAAGGTGGATTTGGAAAAGTTTTTAAAGGGACACTAGCTTCAACTGGGCAGGTTTTAGAATATTTCAACTTCCTCAAGCTTTTTCTATTCCTTCTAAATTGATCATTAGAAGCTTGTATTTTGATCACATTTCAGTTTTGTTTAGGTAGTGGCTGTAAAGCAGCTTGACAGGAGTGGACTGCAAGGGAACAAGGAATTCCTAGTTGAGGTTCTGATGCTAAGTCTTCTACACCATCCAAATCTTGTTGATCTTGTCGGGTATTGTGCTGATGGGGATCAGCGGTTTTTGGTTTATAACTTCATTTCAGGAGGTTCTTTACAAGATCATCTCCTTGGTAATCTTTTTGCCTGTACTTGGAGCTGGAGTTATTTATATTATAATCAGTATTACTTGTTTTGTTGTTCTGTTaagtttgcttttttttttttttgtctgtaAAAATTAGATAGTTTGTCAAgaatcacttaatttaattgcagATGTATCACCAGAAAAAAAGACACTAGATTGGTTTACCAGAATGAAAATAGCATTTGGTGCTGCTAAAGGCCTAGAGTACCTGCATGATAAGGCCAATCCTCCTGTTATATTTGGCGATTTGAAACCCACAAACATCTTGTTGGATGAAGATTTTATCCCAAAGCTATCAGATTTTGGACTTCTTACGCTTGGCCCTGCTGGGGACAAGATGAATATACCAGGATCAAGGTTGATGGGAACCTATGGTTATAGTTCTCCAGAATATTCGAGAGGAGGTGAATTGACATTGAAATCAGATGTATACAGTTTTGGAGTTATTTTACTAGAGCTCATCACTGGAAGAAGAGCTATAGACACCACAAAACCAATCGATGAGCAAAATCTAGTTGCTTGGGTAAGTGATATATATGGTTTTAGCTTTCGTAATTATGTTAAAACATTTTGTTAACAAAATATTATAACTTGATTGCGTCCTTTGAGCTTCCATGATAATGCCTATCCTTTTGTTTTATGCTTGTCATCAAATAGGCACAACCCATATTCCGGGACCCAAAAAGATTTCCTGATATGGCAGATCCAGTTCTTAACAAGCAATTTCCAGAAAAAGATTTGAATCAGGCAGTTGCAATAGCAGCAATGTGTCTGCAAGAGGAATCAGCAGCCCGTCCCCTGATGAGTGATGTTGTAACGGCTTTAAGTTTCCTTTCAGTGGCCAGTGATGACAGCAACCCTTCTGCTCCAGCCCCTTCAATCCCACCTTCAGAGTAAATTAGTCATGACCCAACAGAAACATGAAGCTGATGTCTGTTGATAGCTCAGAATCAAGTGATGAGGATAGAGACAGTGGTGATAGTAAAGATAGCAGAAAATGAAGCAAGAACAGCAGAAGATCAATGGAAGAGAGTGTTTCTTCAAGCCACAAGAGCAGCAAGAAAATGCGGGATAAAGATGCTTCTCTAAGCTGCAAGAACGGCAGTTGATCACATTATGAAAGTGCTTCTTTATGTCACAATAGCAGGAGGGAGTCACAGTATCTTAATGCCTCTAGCAACAAAAGCAGCAGGGAATCTAACGAGGGAAGTGTTTCTGCAAGCAAGAATAGCAGCAGCAACATTGATTCACATGATGGAACTGTATCATTAAGTCATAGGAGTGTTTCTGGTGAAGATTGTTAACATTTCATCTGTCTATAACAGCAGCAGGGAGTCACAAAATAGAATTGTTCTTTTTTAGATCACATTAACATAAGGAGATCAGACGATGAATTTTGTATTCATCAAGAAGATCTTAATCTGATCACCAGCATCATTCTGCACACAAAATTTGCGTGGCTAGCATAATTCTTAGCTTTTTCCAGAAATATATCTCCATTAAGATCCTTTTCTCTCAGTTTTTTTTGTCTCCTaacctttttttttgtttttaattttgttCAGTAtgcattaaatataaaatattctgAATAAAAATCAATTTGTCCCCTTAAACTAACCATATTTGATAGAAGGTTAAAAATTCAAAGCTTAAGACTAAAAAATGCATGACTATTAATGGGATGAAAAGTTAATATAATCTTATTTAGGCATTTAAACAACTTCGTTAACCTCGTATCAAACGGCCCAATCTAAAGTAGTAAATTAAAGCTAGTTAAATTCAAACTACTGAGTGTATGgtggttttttttaattttatacaataaaaaaattacCTATTTATCATCATTAAAGTTTATACAcattaaaaattaatagattcacaaaaataaaagtaaaaatttcaaaACAAAAATATGGACTAACATATGTTGTATACTAATTTTTATATATCAAActcagttatatatatatatatatatatatatataccatctCGTTAAATGTGTGTTGTTTGCAATAAGTAATTCCTCCGTATGAAAGAATTGACTTTGGGTTGCTGCTTGGGTTCTTGGTGAACTTTGAAATCAAAGTTCCATGCCAGGGATCAATTGAGAATGGTTTCTTAGAAGAGCCATGCTCATGAGGAGACTTGATTAATGATTCTTCACTGTAGAATGGATCATGGTACTGTGTATTTCTAACAACACACTTGGGGAATATGGAATCTTTGGCCGGTCTTCGATCTTGCAATCTACTTTAGTTCGTGTCGGCTACGTAGTATGATTCTGCTGCTTCCTAAGTTGATGGATTCCCTCAACTAAAGAGTCCAACGAAGCTAGTTGCAGGAGTGGAGGGTCCTGATTCTGGTATCTGTTTCTTTGCAGCAATGGAGTGGAACAATGCAAAAGACAACTCCAGGCTTCAAAAGCGACTCAGGCCGGACCACAATCCTGGGAAACCTGACACACATCCGGACGTCCTCATCAGCTGTTATCAGACTCTCATGAATCTATATGAAGCCTCCAGGGGTGCACCAGTTTGAGGACCCTACCATTCTTGAAATCTTTAACCACTCTCATTGTCACTGCAAATGCTTGGGACTCTGTATCCATAGGCTTCCATTTTCATAATCtcatattaaatatgaaaaatcGAGTAAATTCCAATTCCCTCCTCATCAACTGCATTCTTTTGGGACAACACTGCCTTTCGCAACAAACATTTCAATCATTAGACTACGAACCATAATTTTGATATCTTAGGCTATACCAAGATTTTAAAATTAGACTTGATAAACTAGATACAATAGTATTATAAAAGAAAATTAGATTCTGTGGCGAACAACGAATCACAAATTCAGCATCCCATAAtaggatttcttttttttttttcttctaatattTTCAGAACAAAAGAAGCAGGTGACTGATTATCGACATTTTACCTTGCATATTACTGGCAAAGCAAAACTAGACGCCTAAAATTAAGAGAAGAACATCAGAATATGCTCCAAGATACATGCCAAACTTTAGCATAAATCTTTTAATACATTCCTCTAGAGAAGTTGTATAAACATTTCAGTTTGTCTCATCTCCCACTCAGAAAAGGACTTTCAAATTATGCATATACTGCTAGTCGCCAGAGAACTACTACATCCACATGGGTCAGAACTTGTTTACAAAATGCTAACTACAAAACTGTACAAATGAACAAATTTGAGAAAACTGAAGTCTCTTACCTATGTAACCTCAAAACTAGGGTCTAGCACCATGATCATCAGATATCGTCTCTTCAGAAGATGCATCGCTATCAACAATGATCAAGTTGTCGAGTTTATTGACAAGACCTAAAGAACTGCACATGTCAGACTTTCCATATCTCATTTCCAAGGAGACATTGGACGGATGAGCACTACCTGATGGCTGTAGCTCATTTGCCCTTGCACCACCAAAATTGCCATCTGTCCTATTCCTCATGCCACTGAAGAGTAGCTCGCTAGGATCTGGATGTGGTTTGATAACCCGCATTGCCCGTGAATGAGAAATAGATGAAAAACCAGGGAGTAGAGCTGCTTCCATTGGCCTTGGCAGAGGAGTATTTACTACTTCTCTTAGCCAGTGAGGCAAATTACCTTTGGACGCCAAAGCAGTGAAAGGTCTATTATTTAGTAACGGATCACACCTTGGCACAGTCATACACCCCAAATGATCATATGATTCCTTGCCATACATTTCACCCTCAAAATCTGAATATGATGCACTCCTTGGGTAAGTAGCAGGTCTATGAAGCTGTTTAGTACTTTCAACACCAGCAAAGTTGACACGCTGCCTCTTTGAGCTGTTGCTAGTTCTGTGATCATATACATCTCCTAGTGAGAGTCTAGTTTCCTCAGTTGCATTTTCTCTCCACATTCCAGTCTTTGTGCACATGTACCGAACATTATTGTCCAAAGAAATATCATGCGGTATTGGAGACTTGAATTGTAAAACACGACTGCCATTCAGCAGTTTAGTTTGCTCCTCCTCCCACTGCTCACAAAGGTCCCTCGCTGTTCTCCAAGAAGAAAAATGGAGTCTTGGATCCCTTAACATAGCATGCCAGTTGTCTCTTCCATGTCTCCTCACACCTATCCAAAGAGAATCAAGTTCTTCTTCAGACCACAAAGTAGTATATGACTTACACTTGTCTTGAAAACCACCCTTTGCATTCAAAGCACTTGCTCGAATTACAATACTATCGAGCATAAGCTTATGCCTCAGCAATGAAGCTGCGTGGCTAGATGAAGATTGAGGAAGTGCATCTTGAACAAAGTCTCTGATTTTACTGTCAGAGTTCCACATTCGTGATGTGATGGAGCACTTTTTTGAAGAATAGTTGCCCATATTAGACTCTGTTGGCAGGGATAAGCCCAAATCTAATAGAGAACCACATGAAGTCTGTCTCATCTGATTATTGTCACTTTGAAACCTAAGAGATTTACTTTCTTCCAAAACCATGCAAGTAGTTACTTCTGGCTTTGCAGTTGCTAGGTGGAAACTGTTGCCTTTTTCTTCAGAAAATAGCTGGAATTAATTTAAAGGAAAAAATCATGACACAGGAAGTCATATAATTTACAGGACAGAAATCTTAATTCTTGAAGATACCAAGGAAACTAATATAGAACAATAATTAGTATAATAATACAATAATTGCAGCAAAGAGATGACAATCAAAACTGACATATGTATACAGTGAGATACAGCTTACCTGCAAACATTTGTTTTTTGATGCATTGTCCATGGAAAACCGATGACAAGCTACATCATCATCTTTTGAGTTGACACCAGCTTCTTCCACTGAAGTAGATGTATCACTAGGTGCCCTTGTTGAGTGAACTGGTGAGACATCCCCCACTCTCTTATGCTTGCCTTGCAATAGTTCAGGAGGGGTCACTTGATCTAAAACAGTAGTATGACTTCTACTTGTGGAGTCTGTTGAGCCTCGAAGAGATTCTGAAGCACCATGAACAGGATCCTTTTGACATCCCAAAGCCAGATCAATATCATGGTCCAATGTACCACATGAATctgcaaaaaaaataaaaaaaaggctaaattaataaatgaaaagatgAAACTTTGAACTTACGCCCTTTTCTAGGATATTTAAACACAATGTACCAGGAGTAAGAGACAGATCCAAATAGGGTTGCTTTCCTTCTTTTGTGTCATCAGGAACTATTGTTGTTTTCACAATATCACTTGACAAAATTTTAGATCCTtcttcacatttagtgttttccaACTCTGTTTCTATGACTATAGCTTCACAAGGATCTTTAGCTGCATCATTTAATGAGATCTGTAAATTGCCCAGAATAGTTTCTACGGTGTCCGTATCAACTTTGAAAATCTTCCTTTTGCTGCTGATAGGTGAGCTATCCTTGGATGTGCTTTTAGAACCGTGAGATACTTCTTCCTCACAAGTCCAACTgcttgaaaaataattgatatgctACATAACATTAAAATTCCAATTTGAGTAACAAATAACTAAGGTAATGTCAACTTACAACTTAGTTTCCGGAGCAGAATCTACTCGAATGTCTGCACAATCAACAGCTTGTATCTGTCACAAATTAAGTAAAAGCATGAGTGACTGCCATAGACAGAAAACTATATCTAGTTTTTGATATGCATTAACAACTAAACTTCGAGAACAGTACTATCAAGTCCATCCATTGCCAAAGAGAATGagattcaactcaactcaactaagcctttatccaaaaaatttgggattggctatatggattctttttctctactctaaacgattttgggttaagtcttcgaaaatgtgtaatgcttctaagtcatgttgtactactctcatccaaatcagtttaggtctacctctacttttctttctatcctctaacctaatgtgctgtacttgtctaactggagtctctgcatgtctacgcttcacatgaccaaatcaccttaatctcccttctctcaactcattctcaattgacaccactcctaccttttctctaatactctcattacggactttatctagtctagtatggcaactcatccaccttaacattctcatcttcgcaactcttatcttagacacatacgactcctttagtgcctaacactcactaccatgtaacatggccggtcgtatagctgtacggtaaaattttcctttcaatttactgggaattttgcgatcacataaaactcccatggcacgtcttcacttcaaccattcggctttaatcctataactaacatcttcctcacatcccccatctacttgaaggattaagccgagatatttaaagagccgagatatttaaagtgattactttggggcagtattactctatccaaactaactccttccctatcaccagtttggctttCACAAAATTTGCAATGtatgtattttgtcttcgttctacttaacttaaagccctttgactctagagtgcttctccaaagctctagctttctattgactatttttcgtgtctcatctatcagagttATATCATCCGCAAATCTCAAGcacaagggatactctcttgtatatgtttcgtcaattcatccaAAACTAACATAAAAAGGTAAAGGCTTAcaactgaaccttggtgtaatcgaactgagataggaaaatctcttgtgtcccctaccactgtgcgcacaatagtagttgctccttcatacatatccttcaacacttgtatgtatctaatagataacattttttgttctaacactctccataagatatctcttggaacactatcataagccttctccaaatcgagaaaaaccatgtgtagatctttcttcacatctctatatttctccatcaagcttataatgagaaagattgcttccatagttgaacgaccgagtttgaagtcaaattgattgggagagatagaagtgtcctGATGTACTCTATgttccacaacttcatagtatggctcatgagtttaatttccctatagtttgagcaactctgtatatctcccttatttttaaaaataaatattaaaatactcctccattcatcaaacattttctttaagtttagaatcttattaaacaatttagttaaccatgccactcccacatctcccaaacacttccacacttcaattggtattccatcaagtccacaggctttacctactttcattctattaagtgcttcctttacttctaaaaatttaatccttctagtataattcatattcttttctattgctatgTAGTCTATATTTccgctattaccactttgactatcattaaagagatcatcaaaataatttctccatctttctttaatgtcctcatctttcaccaacacttttccttctttatccttaatgcacctaacttgattgagatcttgacatatcTTTTCtatcctccttgctaatctataaatatctttcttatcttctttagttccaagtttctcatataacttttcaaaggcctgcgctcttacttgactaactgctTTTTTtgactctttctttgctatcttgtactgttcatatgcctcattattatcacacttaggtaatttcttatatcattctctctttctcttcactgccttttgtattttctcattccaccaccatctctcttttgagggtggtccatgccctctagactctccaagtacttttctggctacttctctaatctttgatgtcatatgtatccacataccattggcatccacatccagcttccatgctttggactcgagaaactcatttttgaacttcacttgctttactcctttgaactcccaccacgttgttcgagctacactattttttCTAATCTTACTTGAATTATtcttaaacttgacatccaagactacCAACCGATGCTGACTTGTTAAAGCAAAGAGAGGTTGTGTTTCATAGATTTAGTCCAGTACTAGTTTCTAAAGAATGTTCAAGATTTAATGAAGAAAAGTTTTTTTCatagggaaaagaaaaaaaattgttgagcATTGCTAATCAGTCTGGATCGATTGCAACTACAGTACACAAgttagaaataaataaaaagaataatttcTTCACTCcttcaataaaataatttaacacTCATTAGAATTTGTAGTCGTATTGTAGATATTTTATACTTATATTTTAACATAGAATGCAAAAATAGCATAAATTTGtatcttaatatttttaataaaccaAAAAACGGGGTACATTCTTGCCTTTTAAgtagtgaaatgaatatgaagaaATGACTGATAATATTGTTGGGTTCTAAATGTTACAAGAACAATGATAACAGCTACATTTATAACAATGAATCATTAATTACCTTTATAGTTTTGCATGTTAGAACCATCATTTTCTAGATGTTAAGAACCAGAACAATTCAAGATAACTAAGAAAAATGCTATTCAGAGAGAAAGAGGATATACATTatcttgattttgatgaaacacaTTCCTTGAATCTGCATCCACCCTAGGCAGCTCCAAATCAATTGAATTATCTCCCAAGGGGACTTTAAGAGAAGCTGCATCATCAGTAATTTTACTGCATTTGGTGCGAAATGAACAATTTTTCTCCTCAAGAAATGAACTTTTTATATCATCCTCGGTCTCATCTTTTTTTCTTTTACATCTTCGAGAAAAAGTAATTAACGGAACACTCAACTTGCTTGGCCCATCTGAATAGCCAGGACTATCAGTGGACTTGTCTTTAGAGAGTGTACCAGTG comes from the Hevea brasiliensis isolate MT/VB/25A 57/8 chromosome 5, ASM3005281v1, whole genome shotgun sequence genome and includes:
- the LOC110644007 gene encoding uncharacterized protein LOC110644007, giving the protein MPNSKVYLTYKRKLPLSRTGIAHENGCHNSHCEGPCDTSVTASDKHNAPSDEHKSEIQERNSLIFPGCVVCGVRGNLLQCKDCNQPYHHDCLDRLLKSKHLLNRERVSCGCKLQDSSILQPIQKSSRLEATKHFGGSDKKLMTVSSCKSPVMGTLGEGTSGKDTEAPPYLGISLKSKSHHVQVCSCSEKLSSQSTGINTGQSSDFISSKSSLESSCFAVCETGSCFLKASNTEGTGTLSKDKSTDSPGYSDGPSKLSVPLITFSRRCKRKKDETEDDIKSSFLEEKNCSFRTKCSKITDDAASLKVPLGDNSIDLELPRVDADSRNVFHQNQDNIQAVDCADIRVDSAPETKFWTCEEEVSHGSKSTSKDSSPISSKRKIFKVDTDTVETILGNLQISLNDAAKDPCEAIVIETELENTKCEEGSKILSSDIVKTTIVPDDTKEGKQPYLDLSLTPDSCGTLDHDIDLALGCQKDPVHGASESLRGSTDSTSRSHTTVLDQVTPPELLQGKHKRVGDVSPVHSTRAPSDTSTSVEEAGVNSKDDDVACHRFSMDNASKNKCLQLFSEEKGNSFHLATAKPEVTTCMVLEESKSLRFQSDNNQMRQTSCGSLLDLGLSLPTESNMGNYSSKKCSITSRMWNSDSKIRDFVQDALPQSSSSHAASLLRHKLMLDSIVIRASALNAKGGFQDKCKSYTTLWSEEELDSLWIGVRRHGRDNWHAMLRDPRLHFSSWRTARDLCEQWEEEQTKLLNGSRVLQFKSPIPHDISLDNNVRYMCTKTGMWRENATEETRLSLGDVYDHRTSNSSKRQRVNFAGVESTKQLHRPATYPRSASYSDFEGEMYGKESYDHLGCMTVPRCDPLLNNRPFTALASKGNLPHWLREVVNTPLPRPMEAALLPGFSSISHSRAMRVIKPHPDPSELLFSGMRNRTDGNFGGARANELQPSGSAHPSNVSLEMRYGKSDMCSSLGLVNKLDNLIIVDSDASSEETISDDHGARP